The following coding sequences lie in one bacterium genomic window:
- the mtnA gene encoding S-methyl-5-thioribose-1-phosphate isomerase, translating to MSKVVALKWFKGELQILDQRLLPKQEKWITARSAEAVATAIERLAIRGAPAIGIAAAYGVAVEALRPRANRESLLVAIERLRRTRPTGYNLFLALKRMKAIVERAESVQGAAILREAKSIHAEDAAACSAMAKAGLTLLSESENVLTYCNTGALATGGIGTALGVIREGYKSKKIREVFACETRPVGQGARLTVWECVKERIPVTLICDNMVASLMNSGKVQRVFVGADRIARNGDTSNKIGTLGVATAASNFGIPFHVVAPTSTFDYTLESGTEIQIEERDANEVMRCTPGLKSLKRAKVWNPAFDVTPAHMIHSIITEHGVHMPPFRFTD from the coding sequence ATGAGTAAAGTCGTAGCACTGAAGTGGTTCAAAGGTGAGCTGCAAATTCTCGATCAGAGGTTACTGCCCAAGCAAGAGAAGTGGATAACAGCGAGAAGCGCTGAAGCCGTTGCAACGGCAATAGAGCGCCTTGCAATACGCGGTGCGCCCGCGATTGGAATCGCCGCAGCTTACGGCGTCGCAGTCGAAGCGCTGCGACCGCGCGCAAATCGCGAAAGCCTGCTGGTCGCGATAGAGAGACTTCGGAGGACGAGACCTACTGGCTACAATCTATTTTTGGCGCTTAAACGCATGAAAGCAATTGTTGAGCGTGCGGAGAGCGTGCAAGGCGCAGCGATCCTTCGTGAGGCTAAGTCGATTCATGCAGAAGATGCCGCGGCTTGCTCTGCGATGGCCAAAGCAGGTCTAACACTGCTCAGTGAGTCAGAGAACGTACTAACCTATTGCAACACAGGGGCGCTTGCAACGGGAGGAATCGGCACTGCTCTTGGTGTCATCCGCGAAGGATACAAGTCAAAGAAGATTCGAGAAGTATTTGCCTGTGAAACACGGCCTGTCGGACAGGGCGCCAGATTGACTGTCTGGGAATGCGTGAAGGAGCGAATTCCCGTTACTCTCATTTGCGACAATATGGTCGCCTCGCTGATGAATTCGGGCAAAGTGCAACGAGTGTTTGTCGGTGCTGATCGAATTGCGAGAAACGGCGATACAAGCAACAAGATTGGGACACTTGGCGTCGCGACAGCAGCATCTAATTTCGGAATCCCGTTTCACGTTGTTGCGCCGACTTCTACGTTTGACTATACTCTTGAGTCCGGGACAGAGATTCAAATCGAAGAACGGGATGCCAATGAAGTCATGCGTTGCACTCCGGGGCTTAAGTCTCTCAAGCGTGCGAAAGTCTGGAATCCTGCATTTGATGTCACTCCGGCACACATGATCCATTCAATAATTAC
- a CDS encoding sugar kinase, producing the protein MNSVSSPDVVVVGSVAIDILHTPVVEGKVVLGGSAFHFANAASRFASVGLVGAVGEDYPFEQAEFLRRRSVDFHGVEVKQGQTFLWEGRYHEGFRTRETIRTELGVFEHFSPKLPENYRQPDILFLAAIEPRLQIEVLKQVKRPQLVAIDTFQLWIDIARKDFMKVLKQVDLLFVDEYEARWLTEASSLIGAARELLKFGPKWVIVKKGEHGSFLASSRGMFMTQTYPVEEVVDPTGAGDSYAGGLLGYLAACEKITDVNFRRGMQWASVIGSFYVEGFGPEGLKDRSREELVERHRALAAMTQVP; encoded by the coding sequence TTGAACAGCGTGTCCTCGCCGGACGTTGTTGTTGTCGGCAGTGTGGCAATTGATATTCTGCATACACCTGTTGTCGAGGGCAAAGTCGTTCTCGGCGGTTCTGCTTTTCATTTCGCAAATGCCGCATCTCGATTCGCTTCGGTAGGACTGGTCGGTGCCGTTGGCGAGGACTATCCGTTCGAGCAGGCGGAGTTCCTGCGCAGAAGAAGTGTGGATTTTCATGGAGTCGAAGTCAAGCAGGGTCAGACCTTTCTTTGGGAAGGACGATATCATGAAGGATTCCGCACGCGCGAGACGATTCGCACTGAGCTTGGCGTGTTCGAGCATTTCTCGCCAAAACTTCCCGAGAACTATCGTCAACCGGACATTCTGTTTTTAGCGGCGATAGAGCCTCGCCTTCAGATTGAGGTCTTAAAGCAGGTTAAGCGCCCTCAACTCGTAGCGATTGACACCTTCCAGCTTTGGATAGATATCGCACGCAAAGATTTCATGAAAGTGCTTAAGCAAGTGGATTTGCTGTTTGTCGACGAGTATGAAGCTCGATGGCTTACAGAAGCTTCAAGCTTGATTGGTGCCGCGCGAGAGTTACTGAAGTTCGGGCCCAAGTGGGTTATCGTGAAGAAGGGTGAGCACGGCAGTTTTCTTGCGTCAAGTCGGGGAATGTTCATGACGCAGACCTATCCCGTTGAAGAGGTAGTCGATCCAACGGGTGCCGGTGATTCGTATGCGGGGGGATTGCTCGGCTACCTTGCAGCATGTGAGAAAATTACAGACGTGAACTTTCGCCGTGGCATGCAGTGGGCATCAGTAATTGGATCTTTCTATGTTGAGGGTTTTGGTCCTGAAGGACTGAAGGACCGGAGCAGAGAAGAACTTGTTGAGAGGCATCGCGCCCTTGCGGCTATGACTCAAGTGCCATGA
- a CDS encoding arginine--tRNA ligase, with protein sequence MHDYLKSALTQALNSLGVEGAAVTLEKPRDASHGDLATNAALVNAKTAKVAPRTLADKLTASLELDETLVSCTGVAGPGFINFRFAPEYLQSIVELALAKGEHISRSDERKGERILIEFVSANPTGPLNVVSARAAAVGDTLCRIYRELGAECEAEFYVNDAGNQVELLGKSVRARYETLLGNEIEIPEGGYHGEYLIEFARAIVQKYGATLRSEGEEEAAAVLGRLAIDHHLALHRKSLESFRVHIDRWFQESTLRASNAEWQAYEALDSRGAVYEKDGAMFVRTSDFGDTQDWVIVTSQGKPTYFLPDIAYHWDKFRRGYNLILDILGPDHHSYLTKMSAAMSALGEDSKRLEIMLLQHINLLRDGEPVKMSKRAGQIIEMDELLDEVGIDAARYFFLLRRTSTPLDFDIELAKRHSDDNPVFYAQYAHARIASIFRRGEIPLPESAEHLNLLTHEEELILLRRIRELADVLTDCAASRDPHGMTVWLREVAAQFHRFYHHCRVLTTPAELQTARLCLCRATQIALQRGLALCGVSAPTEM encoded by the coding sequence GTGCACGACTATCTCAAATCCGCGCTCACGCAAGCGCTGAACTCGCTTGGAGTAGAAGGAGCCGCCGTAACGCTTGAGAAACCGCGCGACGCTTCGCACGGAGATCTCGCGACCAATGCGGCTTTGGTAAATGCGAAGACTGCGAAGGTCGCACCGCGGACTCTTGCTGACAAACTTACTGCAAGTCTCGAGCTTGACGAGACACTCGTGTCCTGTACGGGGGTCGCAGGACCGGGCTTCATTAACTTCAGGTTCGCGCCAGAGTACCTGCAGTCAATAGTCGAACTCGCTTTGGCAAAAGGCGAGCATATCAGCCGGAGCGATGAGCGCAAAGGCGAGCGAATCCTGATAGAGTTTGTCTCAGCAAATCCCACGGGACCGCTAAACGTCGTGAGTGCTCGTGCCGCAGCTGTGGGCGACACTTTGTGTCGAATCTATCGCGAACTAGGTGCTGAGTGTGAGGCAGAGTTCTATGTCAACGACGCGGGCAATCAAGTCGAACTTCTGGGGAAGTCCGTGCGTGCTCGTTATGAGACGCTCTTGGGAAATGAAATTGAGATTCCCGAAGGCGGTTACCACGGGGAATATCTCATCGAGTTTGCACGGGCCATAGTGCAGAAGTACGGCGCCACGCTCCGATCTGAAGGTGAGGAAGAGGCAGCCGCTGTTTTAGGAAGACTCGCGATTGACCACCACCTTGCCCTTCATCGGAAGTCACTCGAATCCTTTCGAGTACACATCGATCGCTGGTTTCAGGAAAGCACCTTGCGTGCAAGCAATGCAGAGTGGCAAGCGTATGAAGCACTTGATTCACGTGGCGCGGTTTACGAAAAGGACGGCGCGATGTTCGTCAGGACTTCTGACTTCGGGGATACGCAGGACTGGGTTATCGTTACGTCACAGGGCAAGCCAACCTACTTTTTGCCTGACATCGCGTATCACTGGGACAAGTTTAGACGCGGATACAACCTCATTTTAGACATTCTGGGACCTGATCACCACTCCTATTTGACGAAGATGTCGGCCGCCATGTCCGCATTGGGGGAAGATTCGAAGAGACTGGAGATCATGCTGCTTCAGCACATCAATCTGCTCCGCGATGGAGAACCTGTCAAGATGTCAAAGCGTGCCGGGCAGATTATCGAGATGGACGAGTTGCTTGACGAAGTAGGAATTGACGCCGCCCGCTATTTCTTTCTGCTGCGACGAACGTCGACACCACTCGATTTTGACATTGAGTTGGCAAAACGACATTCGGATGACAATCCCGTGTTTTACGCGCAGTATGCACATGCACGAATTGCTTCCATTTTCAGGCGCGGGGAGATTCCGTTGCCTGAGAGTGCTGAGCATTTGAATTTGCTTACGCATGAAGAAGAGCTCATCCTATTACGCCGAATAAGAGAGCTCGCCGACGTCTTGACCGACTGTGCTGCGAGCCGTGATCCGCATGGGATGACCGTGTGGCTGCGCGAAGTTGCCGCACAGTTTCACAGGTTCTATCATCATTGTCGTGTGTTGACGACGCCTGCAGAACTTCAAACGGCACGGTTGTGTTTATGCCGGGCCACACAAATTGCCCTGCAGCGCGGGCTAGCGCTGTGTGGGGTGAGCGCACCTACGGAGATGTAG
- the rsfS gene encoding ribosome silencing factor encodes MVRYDDRFRELCNDRHLSINRRFRLRNARPLQLAKQIAQAALEKKAEDVTILDLTQLDTVTDYFVICTGEVNQQVKAIATHIEKSTRETLGEKAAHREGMDALNWVLIDYIDVVVHVFRPSFRDYYRLEDLWSDAKVIEVVDQATSKSAVKESAKRTAAIKKKALVITQKSAAKKQAVKKKTAKKAAKKAVKKAVKKAAKKVTRRKRDASA; translated from the coding sequence ATGGTGCGGTACGACGATAGATTTAGAGAATTGTGTAACGATAGGCATTTGAGTATAAACCGGAGATTTCGACTGAGAAACGCTCGTCCGTTACAATTGGCTAAACAGATTGCCCAAGCTGCTTTGGAAAAGAAAGCAGAAGACGTTACGATACTTGACTTGACCCAGTTGGATACCGTGACGGATTACTTTGTTATTTGCACGGGAGAAGTGAATCAGCAGGTCAAAGCCATTGCCACACATATCGAGAAGAGCACGCGCGAAACACTTGGCGAGAAAGCCGCGCATCGCGAAGGCATGGACGCATTGAACTGGGTTCTAATTGACTACATCGACGTAGTTGTACATGTGTTCCGCCCGAGTTTCAGAGATTACTATCGACTCGAGGATCTGTGGAGTGATGCGAAAGTAATCGAAGTTGTTGATCAAGCAACTTCGAAAAGCGCAGTGAAGGAGTCCGCGAAGCGCACCGCAGCAATCAAGAAGAAAGCTTTGGTGATCACGCAGAAGTCCGCCGCCAAAAAGCAAGCAGTGAAAAAGAAGACAGCAAAGAAGGCTGCGAAGAAGGCAGTCAAGAAGGCGGTCAAGAAGGCTGCGAAGAAAGTTACTCGACGCAAACGTGACGCCTCAGCGTGA
- a CDS encoding NTP transferase domain-containing protein has translation MTEPVFQMRDSRLAVVVLAAGMGTRMNSNLPKVLHKIAGRELILHVLDTAEKLGPRETVVVIGHGRELVKSVLSGKAVTTVIQDPPKGTGHAVLQANEAIPQSCDDVLILSGDVPLLREDTLANLYGAHVDSKSCLTVLSTIAPDPFGYGRILRGYDGEFLRIVEERDATPEQRKINEINSGIYVVARNALFDALRHVKPNNAKGEYYLTDIVGILGMAGGRIQAINGGSYEELQGINTPDELARAERQFLARLSV, from the coding sequence TTGACTGAGCCAGTTTTCCAGATGAGGGACTCCAGACTCGCCGTAGTTGTTCTCGCTGCCGGAATGGGCACGCGAATGAACAGCAACTTGCCCAAAGTCTTGCACAAGATTGCCGGCCGCGAGTTGATACTGCATGTTCTGGATACCGCTGAGAAACTTGGCCCGCGTGAGACCGTTGTGGTGATCGGCCATGGGCGGGAATTGGTGAAGTCGGTTCTATCGGGGAAAGCCGTCACGACTGTCATTCAGGATCCTCCAAAAGGGACCGGCCACGCCGTTTTGCAGGCGAACGAGGCCATTCCGCAGAGCTGTGATGACGTTCTCATACTGTCTGGGGATGTCCCCTTGTTGCGGGAGGATACTCTTGCCAATCTATACGGTGCCCATGTTGACAGCAAGAGTTGCTTGACTGTATTATCGACTATCGCGCCTGACCCGTTTGGGTATGGTCGGATTCTGCGGGGTTATGATGGGGAATTCCTGAGGATTGTGGAAGAAAGAGATGCTACCCCAGAACAACGTAAGATCAATGAAATCAATAGTGGAATTTATGTGGTTGCTCGAAATGCCCTGTTTGATGCGTTGAGACACGTGAAGCCAAACAATGCCAAGGGAGAGTATTACCTTACCGATATCGTTGGGATATTGGGGATGGCTGGGGGACGGATTCAGGCGATTAACGGCGGCTCATATGAAGAACTTCAGGGTATTAACACCCCCGATGAACTGGCCCGCGCCGAGCGGCAGTTTCTTGCACGTCTTAGCGTCTGA
- the panC gene encoding pantoate--beta-alanine ligase, which produces MKVLTSYSELAAELDILWSCGAPIGLIPTMGALHEGHLSLARLCGPCDVRVVSIFVNPTQFGPNEDLARYPRTLEQDVDLLEHEGIDYVYAPDANDMYGDRSPVLVVPGPMGDVWEGAIRPGHFAGVLTVVLKLLHRVRPDLAVFGEKDFQQLALIRAMCRSLDIDVRIVAGKTVREPDGLAMSSRNRFLKSAERERATLLYKALHAGRSLFMAGEKRLGAIQDAMKSLIPSDIPTDYLTAVADDTLMEIDPVPENARLIGAVRVGSVRLIDNLPVSDAVSELSID; this is translated from the coding sequence GTGAAGGTCTTGACGTCGTATTCAGAACTCGCCGCAGAACTTGACATCCTGTGGAGTTGCGGTGCGCCAATCGGGCTGATCCCTACCATGGGGGCACTGCACGAAGGCCATCTGAGTCTGGCCCGGCTGTGCGGACCGTGCGACGTGAGGGTCGTTTCGATCTTCGTCAATCCGACACAATTTGGACCGAATGAAGATCTGGCCAGATATCCAAGGACGCTGGAGCAAGATGTTGATCTGCTCGAGCATGAAGGTATAGATTATGTGTATGCACCAGACGCAAACGATATGTATGGAGACCGTTCGCCCGTGCTGGTCGTTCCCGGGCCAATGGGCGATGTGTGGGAAGGCGCGATTCGACCAGGTCATTTCGCCGGCGTGCTGACTGTTGTGCTCAAACTTCTTCACCGAGTGAGGCCCGACCTCGCTGTGTTTGGGGAGAAGGACTTCCAGCAATTGGCACTTATCCGAGCGATGTGCCGAAGTTTGGATATTGACGTCAGAATTGTGGCGGGAAAGACGGTCCGCGAGCCGGATGGACTGGCAATGTCTTCGAGGAATCGCTTTCTAAAGTCAGCCGAGCGAGAACGTGCTACCCTTTTGTACAAAGCATTGCATGCCGGGAGGTCGTTGTTCATGGCAGGCGAGAAGCGCCTTGGCGCCATTCAAGACGCGATGAAGAGTCTGATACCAAGCGACATTCCGACTGACTATTTGACGGCTGTTGCAGATGACACTCTCATGGAGATTGATCCTGTGCCGGAGAACGCACGGCTGATTGGCGCGGTTCGGGTGGGCAGCGTGCGACTGATAGATAATCTCCCTGTGTCCGATGCAGTTTCGGAACTTTCAATTGACTGA
- the panB gene encoding 3-methyl-2-oxobutanoate hydroxymethyltransferase translates to MSKVNVFPRVTAPQLVRCKEEGRKIVGLTAYDAVFAALEEEAGVDFLLVGDSAGNVIAGHATTIPMTMEAMLFLTRCVSRGTSRVMVVADMPFGSFQVSMEDTLRNAIRFLKEGGAQAVKLEGAGYLLPTVTRLVDAGIPVMGHLGLTPQMINVFGGYGVQATTAQEGEELIQQACELEQAGCFSIVLEKIPASLASRVSKEVKIPTIGIGSGVGCDGQILVNYDLLGIFDKFKPRFVRHYMKGADLVREAVAAWVNDVREGSFPAENESYEAPQQGEIPKGAKRGRKTQ, encoded by the coding sequence ATGAGCAAAGTCAATGTATTCCCCCGTGTGACCGCGCCGCAGTTGGTGCGTTGCAAGGAAGAAGGGCGCAAGATCGTTGGCCTCACGGCCTACGACGCCGTTTTTGCCGCTCTCGAAGAAGAGGCAGGAGTGGATTTCTTGCTCGTTGGTGACAGCGCCGGAAACGTCATTGCGGGACACGCCACCACGATTCCTATGACGATGGAAGCAATGCTGTTTCTAACCCGTTGCGTGTCGCGAGGCACATCTCGAGTCATGGTAGTTGCCGATATGCCGTTTGGCTCGTTTCAGGTGTCGATGGAGGATACACTTCGGAATGCGATACGGTTTCTCAAGGAGGGTGGAGCACAGGCTGTAAAGCTGGAAGGCGCCGGTTACCTCTTGCCGACTGTTACTCGACTTGTGGATGCAGGAATTCCGGTCATGGGGCACCTGGGATTGACGCCGCAGATGATCAATGTATTCGGAGGGTATGGGGTGCAGGCGACGACTGCGCAGGAAGGCGAGGAGTTGATTCAGCAGGCGTGCGAACTTGAACAGGCAGGTTGCTTTTCGATCGTGCTGGAGAAGATTCCTGCGAGCCTTGCGTCCCGTGTCAGCAAAGAAGTGAAGATTCCGACTATCGGAATCGGATCGGGTGTCGGCTGTGACGGGCAAATTCTGGTAAACTATGACCTGCTTGGGATTTTTGACAAGTTCAAGCCGAGATTTGTACGTCACTACATGAAGGGTGCTGATTTGGTCCGCGAGGCGGTCGCAGCTTGGGTGAATGATGTGCGGGAAGGCAGTTTCCCTGCTGAGAACGAATCGTATGAAGCTCCGCAGCAAGGAGAAATTCCGAAAGGTGCAAAGCGAGGGCGGAAGACTCAGTGA
- the mnmA gene encoding tRNA 2-thiouridine(34) synthase MnmA — translation MSTSVPSILTPSKTTTKTVVAIAMSGGVDSSVAAALLVEQGYEVIGLTMHLWTDERGEEMSLNRASGCCSITMAQDARAVADRMGFKHYVLNLSKEFHGAVVENFAGEYLRGRTPNPCVRCNTFVKWQTLLEKARKLGCEYLATGHYARIERGGARTKLKRAAYPEKDQSYALWGLSQDSLSHTLFPLGDLPKSRVRELARGLGLVTAEKPDSQDICFVPDNNYRRFLEDNYSSQLRVLGGGEIVGPEGKVVGRHDGITNFTVGQRKGIGLAAERPLYVTRIEPETDRVYVDYEENCLTTFAFAQDANWVSIAEPNEPIKCDVKVRYRSEPVPAVIEAQPDGQIRIEFKHAVRAVTPGQSAVFYRDDYVLGGAILSSFNGGPA, via the coding sequence ATGTCAACATCCGTGCCAAGCATTCTGACGCCCTCCAAGACGACAACAAAAACAGTCGTGGCAATTGCCATGTCCGGCGGAGTCGACAGTTCGGTGGCTGCAGCGCTGCTGGTCGAGCAGGGCTATGAGGTGATCGGCTTAACGATGCACCTTTGGACAGATGAGAGGGGAGAGGAGATGTCCTTGAATCGCGCCAGCGGGTGCTGCAGTATTACAATGGCACAGGATGCACGGGCGGTTGCCGATCGAATGGGTTTCAAGCACTATGTGCTAAACCTGTCCAAGGAGTTTCACGGAGCTGTTGTGGAGAATTTCGCAGGAGAGTATCTGAGGGGAAGGACCCCGAATCCCTGCGTTCGCTGCAACACATTCGTGAAATGGCAGACTCTGCTCGAGAAGGCGCGGAAGCTTGGTTGTGAGTACTTGGCAACAGGGCATTATGCAAGGATAGAGCGGGGAGGAGCCAGGACTAAGTTAAAGCGCGCCGCATATCCGGAAAAGGATCAGTCGTACGCCTTATGGGGCCTGTCTCAGGACAGTTTGAGTCACACTCTGTTCCCGCTTGGTGATTTGCCGAAATCACGAGTGCGCGAGCTTGCACGGGGGCTTGGTCTGGTCACCGCAGAGAAGCCCGATAGCCAGGACATCTGCTTTGTGCCAGACAATAACTATCGCAGGTTCCTGGAAGACAACTATTCGTCTCAACTGCGGGTCTTAGGCGGAGGCGAAATTGTCGGGCCAGAAGGCAAAGTTGTTGGCCGTCATGACGGAATCACGAATTTCACTGTTGGCCAGCGCAAGGGAATTGGCTTGGCGGCAGAACGTCCACTCTATGTGACTCGAATCGAACCGGAAACCGACAGAGTCTACGTTGACTACGAGGAAAACTGTCTGACCACGTTCGCTTTTGCACAGGATGCGAATTGGGTGTCCATCGCAGAGCCGAATGAGCCGATTAAGTGCGACGTCAAGGTGCGCTATCGTTCTGAACCGGTGCCGGCTGTGATTGAGGCGCAACCTGACGGTCAGATTCGCATTGAGTTTAAGCACGCGGTGCGTGCGGTGACGCCGGGGCAGTCGGCTGTTTTCTATCGAGACGACTATGTGCTTGGCGGTGCGATTCTCTCCAGTTTTAACGGAGGTCCAGCATGA
- a CDS encoding cysteine desulfurase has translation MSKVVYLDNAATTQPDPAVVEAVRSALTESWGNPSSIHERGKQAKLAIERARQSIATLAGCHADEVYFTSGGTEADNWAVLGTIAASDKVNKHVIVSAIEHHAVLDASKAAEKSGVALTIVPVSSSGFVNPEEIRKAIRPETVLVSVMHVNNELGTVQPIVEIGEICRESGVLLHSDFVQSFGKLPFKFAGSPLDMISISAHKIHGPKGIGALIVRRGTKIAQRQYGGSQERGKRTGTENMPGAVGFGKAAELCQRMMEEDAIRIRELRDRCERELRELIPDLIVTPLDGPRSDGILNVRIPGCDGEELLIALDLRGICVSTGAACSAGATGASHVMRALGLTVEEARSSIRISFGRFSTAQEVDEIVSALPGIVSKQRSAFQVHS, from the coding sequence ATGTCCAAAGTCGTTTATCTTGATAATGCCGCGACAACGCAGCCTGATCCCGCAGTGGTGGAGGCCGTTCGCTCCGCTTTGACTGAGTCCTGGGGCAACCCCTCAAGCATCCACGAGCGGGGAAAGCAGGCTAAGCTGGCCATTGAACGCGCGCGGCAGTCCATCGCAACGCTTGCCGGTTGTCATGCCGATGAAGTGTATTTCACTTCGGGCGGCACTGAAGCCGACAACTGGGCGGTGCTTGGAACGATCGCGGCGAGCGACAAGGTCAACAAGCATGTTATCGTTTCGGCGATTGAGCATCATGCAGTGCTTGATGCCTCGAAGGCTGCAGAGAAGTCTGGTGTTGCGCTGACTATCGTTCCGGTATCGAGTTCGGGGTTCGTCAATCCGGAAGAGATTCGGAAGGCTATCCGACCCGAGACAGTTTTAGTTTCGGTAATGCATGTGAACAACGAATTGGGAACTGTGCAGCCGATAGTCGAGATTGGGGAGATATGTCGAGAGAGTGGTGTGTTGTTGCACAGCGACTTTGTCCAAAGCTTTGGTAAACTTCCCTTCAAGTTCGCGGGTTCTCCTCTGGATATGATATCAATCTCAGCACACAAGATTCATGGACCGAAAGGAATCGGTGCGCTGATAGTTCGCAGAGGAACCAAGATCGCCCAGAGGCAGTATGGCGGCAGTCAAGAGCGAGGCAAGCGAACCGGCACGGAGAACATGCCGGGGGCAGTCGGCTTCGGCAAAGCTGCGGAACTCTGCCAGAGGATGATGGAAGAAGACGCGATCAGGATACGCGAACTGCGCGACCGATGTGAACGCGAACTTCGTGAGTTGATTCCGGATCTCATTGTGACGCCACTTGACGGTCCTCGCTCTGACGGGATACTAAACGTGCGGATTCCCGGTTGTGACGGGGAGGAGCTGTTGATCGCCTTGGATCTGCGCGGCATATGTGTTTCGACAGGCGCGGCCTGCAGTGCCGGGGCAACAGGTGCTTCGCACGTGATGCGTGCGTTGGGATTGACAGTCGAAGAGGCTCGTTCCAGTATTCGAATTAGCTTTGGCCGTTTCAGCACTGCGCAGGAGGTTGACGAAATCGTGTCGGCACTGCCGGGAATTGTCTCCAAGCAGCGATCTGCATTTCAGGTACATTCATGA
- the rdgB gene encoding RdgB/HAM1 family non-canonical purine NTP pyrophosphatase produces the protein MKTRCTVKPQAKLVVATRNADKFREIQEKLSDLPIQLLSLAEFSSLPATDEDAPDLLGNAIKKAREAHDGTGLWAMADDTGLEVDALGGAPGVFTARFAGENATYTENCAKMLRVMSEVPQEERGAHFKTVIALKSADTLHCVEGVLPGRIASAKRGDKGFGYDPIFELADGRTLAELELAEKNRLSHRGQAVEKVKKLLSWLLENQP, from the coding sequence ATCAAAACGAGGTGTACGGTTAAGCCGCAGGCCAAGTTAGTCGTCGCCACGCGCAACGCGGATAAGTTCCGCGAGATTCAGGAGAAGCTGTCGGACCTGCCGATTCAGCTCCTGAGCCTCGCGGAATTCTCTTCTCTGCCTGCGACAGACGAAGACGCACCGGATTTGCTGGGCAACGCCATCAAGAAAGCACGTGAAGCCCACGACGGAACGGGGTTGTGGGCAATGGCCGACGACACGGGGTTGGAAGTTGACGCGCTGGGCGGTGCGCCGGGAGTGTTTACGGCGCGGTTTGCGGGTGAGAATGCGACGTACACCGAGAACTGTGCAAAGATGCTGCGCGTGATGAGTGAAGTTCCGCAAGAAGAACGCGGCGCACACTTCAAAACAGTTATTGCCTTGAAGTCCGCCGACACGCTGCATTGCGTTGAAGGTGTTTTGCCGGGGAGAATTGCTTCTGCTAAGCGCGGGGACAAAGGGTTTGGATATGACCCGATTTTTGAGCTTGCGGACGGCAGAACGCTTGCGGAGCTTGAGCTTGCCGAAAAAAACCGCCTGTCGCATCGCGGACAAGCGGTTGAGAAAGTGAAGAAGCTGCTATCGTGGCTGCTGGAGAATCAGCCTTGA
- a CDS encoding carboxypeptidase regulatory-like domain-containing protein yields MKSIRLFIKSLCFLFVLSLMFGCDGSDSDDDSNGGNPQACLLHGHVSDAVSGSALPNIHVRLLSNGQLYADQFTTQSGDYSFANVPFGAYSLHFEGQQWDAATALLGLNTSDYTHNVQLTERFPRILEAHGHVDTPGGVTHYLFYDVRVYDAVGISTVTAHLSDNSGQNTVTIDLSDSDQDGDLEGEHWNTAGINFSYSFGIRAVDTDGNLAEEFFSFE; encoded by the coding sequence ATGAAATCTATCCGGCTCTTTATCAAATCACTATGTTTCCTCTTTGTTTTGAGTCTGATGTTCGGGTGTGACGGCAGCGACTCGGACGATGACTCTAACGGAGGTAACCCACAAGCCTGTCTCTTGCACGGACATGTCAGTGACGCAGTTAGTGGCAGCGCACTTCCGAACATACATGTTCGCTTGCTTTCCAACGGTCAACTGTACGCCGACCAGTTCACGACGCAAAGCGGAGACTACTCATTTGCGAATGTGCCATTCGGTGCTTATAGTCTCCACTTTGAGGGTCAACAATGGGATGCTGCAACGGCGCTGCTTGGCCTGAACACGAGCGACTACACCCACAATGTGCAGTTGACAGAAAGGTTTCCGCGCATTCTTGAAGCTCACGGACACGTGGACACACCGGGCGGAGTCACGCACTATTTGTTCTACGACGTGCGGGTTTACGATGCGGTGGGTATCAGTACGGTTACAGCTCACCTCAGCGATAACTCCGGCCAGAACACGGTCACAATTGACTTGAGCGATTCGGATCAGGACGGTGATTTGGAAGGTGAGCATTGGAACACTGCCGGTATCAACTTCAGCTACTCGTTCGGTATCCGTGCTGTAGACACAGACGGGAATCTCGCCGAAGAGTTCTTCTCTTTTGAATGA